One Stenotrophomonas oahuensis genomic region harbors:
- a CDS encoding RES family NAD+ phosphorylase, translating to MKLARIGSTGPTWRPEDMSGVGAAYSPGRWNKQGQAVVYAAPTLAMAVLETAAHIDDSGLPLNKYVIEIDVPDDVWAARRIISADALPSGWDAIPHGVVSVEAGSAWYLAQGQALVVLPSVIVPEETVVLINAQHADVQRITARATRRLKYNLLFRAR from the coding sequence GTGAAGCTGGCCCGGATTGGCTCGACGGGTCCTACCTGGCGGCCGGAGGACATGAGTGGCGTGGGTGCTGCTTATTCACCTGGTCGCTGGAACAAGCAAGGGCAGGCCGTGGTGTACGCCGCACCCACGCTGGCGATGGCGGTGCTGGAAACGGCTGCGCACATCGATGACAGCGGCTTGCCGTTGAACAAGTATGTGATCGAGATCGACGTGCCGGACGATGTATGGGCGGCGCGGCGGATCATAAGCGCCGATGCCCTGCCGAGTGGGTGGGATGCCATTCCGCATGGCGTGGTGTCGGTGGAGGCCGGTTCGGCGTGGTATCTGGCGCAGGGTCAGGCGCTGGTGGTGTTGCCGTCGGTGATCGTGCCGGAGGAGACGGTAGTGCTGATCAATGCGCAGCATGCGGACGTGCAACGGATCACCGCGCGGGCGACGCGGCGATTGAAGTACAACCTGTTGTTCCGGGCCCGCTGA
- a CDS encoding antitoxin Xre/MbcA/ParS toxin-binding domain-containing protein has translation MSSTANSFRVQLRTAPLTERVRIEREGVPYLVVKGLIDDVFESSADFQVFVRIPKATFTKKMRDKALFGGTPGQSVVGLMELINKVEDMLAAETDNAEARNFDVQKWVGEWIQRPQPALGGLAPAELMDTPSGRASVMRVLGAIQSGAYQ, from the coding sequence ATGTCCTCTACCGCCAACAGCTTTCGTGTGCAGTTGCGCACCGCCCCGCTGACAGAACGCGTCCGGATCGAACGCGAGGGCGTCCCCTATCTGGTGGTGAAGGGGCTGATCGACGACGTGTTTGAAAGCAGCGCCGATTTCCAGGTGTTCGTGCGCATACCCAAGGCCACCTTCACCAAGAAGATGCGTGACAAGGCGCTGTTCGGTGGCACACCCGGGCAGTCGGTGGTCGGCCTGATGGAGCTCATCAACAAGGTCGAAGACATGCTGGCGGCTGAAACCGACAACGCCGAGGCGCGCAACTTCGATGTGCAGAAGTGGGTGGGCGAGTGGATCCAGCGGCCGCAACCCGCCCTGGGCGGGCTGGCACCGGCGGAACTCATGGACACGCCCAGCGGGCGCGCTTCGGTGATGCGGGTACTGGGGGCCATCCAGAGCGGTGCGTATCAGTGA